The DNA region AGGAACCAGTGGTATCTCTGCTGAACCTGCCGGCATGTaatctttttctctctttatattggtcatactgtacttttctcCCCAAGGACATTCTCTTGAAACATTACAAGCTTAACAACAGAGGTTTCCCAGGGGGCTCAAAAATGATTAAAGATTATTCTCCAAGTCCAAGGAGGGAAGGCACCCAGATGTCAATTAAATTTTGTCCTATTACCAAAATGACAATGCAAGTGAGTACAGAGGGCATCTTCCCATACAGCTTCCTCAGATTGGAACTGCTGTAGGACATGCAGGATGAGAAGGGGGTGTTCCAAGAGCCTTTAGTCCCCATTCCTCAATAGATTCTCCAAACAATGTCCCAACATCTGATTGTGTAGGGCACCGATAAGCAACCTGTGGCCCCATCCAATATGCACCACTACACAACTCTGCTATAAGTAGCCTCAGTTATTGACAATCCAGAGAATCAATGCAGTAATTAAGGAGCTACTTTCATGAAGCAGCATGGAAGACCGCAAGCTGAGTGTCCCTGCTCCAGCGGAAACTCACCAGGAGTTCGGGGGGTCCATCTTCAGCGTCCTCCGGTGACTGCTCCTCGCCAATTTTACTGCAGAAAGGAAGCATGCACAACGAAACCGGGTCAGAGAGAGCAGAAAGGGGGGTAGACAAATCCCATCATTTCTCACAAGATGACAACTTCCGACCCAGTGCAGTCTTTAGTCTGAAATCTACTGCAAAAAATGACCATTATGAAAGATGGTGGTGGAGCAGCTAGCGATGCTCCAAGAGCTTCTGGGTCCTGGGCGTGATTTCAGTCTGGTGTGACATTTGCATGCTCTCCCACCTTCCAAATACAAGCTGGCTATGCTAACCGGTGTTTCTAAATTGTCCTACAAAACACTGGCACCTTCAGGGTGTAGTTCTGCCTTGCTTCCTGTGGACAGCTGACGGATTCTGGGTCGCACCAACCCTTATCAGGAATGAGCAGGTTTAAAATAATGGACAGATGGATTAGAGGTAGTACAGATGTATTTGTGATATTACACTCACTGTAATATCAGAATAATGAGGAATTATGTTTAAAAACTTGACATAAAGGCAACTTCTTTTTCCATCCTCTTTTAAGTGCTGAAATATAGACTGTGTGGCAGAGGTAGTTTTAAAATTGTGGTCTCAAGTaaataaaaacaccaaaaaagaGAAGGGTTTTAGCTTAAATGTCCTATCTGTTTTAGCTCTCTCTTCTGATAAATTGATTTAAGCTGAAATTGTAAGAGATTTCTATAGTTACACAAAATAGAGAAATGGTAATAGGGACCTTTAAGATCACAGAAAGCATGAAGTAACATAACCCATCCCTAAAGCTCTATACGTTGTGCAACAGAGTGTCCAGCTCTTAAAACCCACCTCTAAAAATACACTCCGAGAGTATTTGCAGAGGCTGCATTTCATCAATAACAATATGATGCATCACTGGGTTAAATACACACACggggcaaaaaaaacaaagaaacctCAGAACAAAAGGCCTATTGTGCGCAGAGTGATGAAATACTACTCTTCTCAGATGTCAGCAAAAGCAGAGGCTTCATTTTCGTAGTGTTCGTTAGTAAGAGACAGTACAGAGACCCAATGGGAATCCAAGCATTAGAGCTCTTTAAATCACCATGGACAGCTACCGACATGAAggatttcagattttacaggGGTCTGTGCCCAAGTTAAACTCATACAAATGACTACTGTAACATCCATTTATTTTGCATGTTCTGAACATCCTTACTAGCACTTTTAAGATTGTGCTGGCTGAATGAACTGAGAAATAAAGGATAAGAAACAAAGAACCAGTGCTTACGAATCCTTGCATGCGTTTGTAAGGTTAAAGTTTTCAAACTACCCACTCGGGAGAATGTGAAAAATAACCTATCcttctgtaaaaatgtttcactgGCTCTGCTAATAGATTTCTTTAGAGCTTTAAACtggcagattaaaaaaaaagacactggataatacagtacatctgaacTGTACAGTTTGCATTTCTATATTAAGAGTATTGAATTACTAGTGTACTTTAACCTTTGAAGTATTTTGTAATGACATATCTGCCAACCCCACCCAAAAGCGAACTCGTGGATAACTGCCAAGAAGAGTCACTGCAGCACACCATCCAGCAAGTGTTAGCTTCCTTAGCTGGCACCTTTAGCTACTTAATCTtacattcaaaataaattacaaagtgTCAAGaataaacagtgcaaaaatgcATAATATACAGAATAAGAGCAGCTTTATCCCCCTGTAGCCTGACGTCTAAACCTAAACAATGTCAGGCCTGGGAACGTGAGGGACGTGAGATCTCTAAGGAACGTCGGCATGCTGCTGTCAGTtgtgttggtggaccagcagGAGGCGCTGTTCTCTCTAGAGAACAATTTCCACACCCACATCCCATTATGGAGACACTGTGCCACTGGGGGGCGCCATCCTTCAAACGGGGTATTaacctgtggtcattaaagataccTTGAAACTCAGAGTAAGGGTCCAGGCAAAAGTGAACCCCGTTCATTTAATCTGGCCTaaagcccccccccccttaaTTCGATCAATGAAATAGTTTCTCATCTCTCCCACTGATCTGTTCTGGTGCTACAGGTGCACACTGGTCACCCAGGTGGGCCCTGCACTTCAGCAGAGGGTGAAGTGGCTCCCCTTGTGTAAGTGAAGCAGTGGGCAAGGAAAAGTACGATGTAAATGCAGACTGgtttaaacaaaagaaatctGTGAATACAGTAATTTAATGTAACGAAGGACCAATCAAACACAATTGAGAGATACATCTCTGACATGAGTCTTAGGCTCTAAAGGGGTGGTTTATCAGTGACTGAAACAATTCAAAGCACACGAAGTCATCTAATAGCACAATCTAAATTAGGGAATAAGCAACTCCACTCAAATTGCATAGATACTAGGATGACTACCCGATGACAACCTAGCAAAGGTGATTTGGCTTATCTACAAGAATCGGCAAGACCAGAGCTGCCCATCCCTGATGAAAGAGAGGAGAGGCAGGCTACATGCTGCTGCTCACTCCCAGTGAGGATTGACTGACAAAACCGACCTGAGATCCCAGACGTTGAGTCTCCTGTCGGTGCCACTTGATGCCAGGATGGTTTCATTATGAGGAGACCACTGGACCTGAAGGGAAAAGGGCAGAGAATTCATGGTTACTTAATCGGTGATCAAGATGGGCTGGAAAAGTACACAAGGCTTCACAGACTCCTGCTGTCACACAAGTTTGCTGCGGAGAACAAAAAGGGTATTAACTATTCAAACGAGTTGAGGAAAAAGGAATCCGCAATTGAATGTTTGTAAATTGAGGGAAAAGGGCAATACAcactttaaacattaaacacataaagaattaaaacagagTTTTAAGAAAGCCTACCTGGAAAATTTCATCTTTATGAGACTCAAAGGAGTGCAACTTCAGTTTTAAGTTCCGCAGATCCCAAAGAGCCACAGTCTGGAAAGGCAATGATAATAGCATAAATAAATCTGAGGCCAAAATTATAACCACAAGGAATttatgaaaatacaaaacacaaccAAATGAAGGTGTATGTAATTTCTATTCAAGTTAATATGTAAAGACACGTTCCTCTGAAACAAGATCCAGCATCAGAAAAAGCAtactaaatgaaaaacaatcctAAAACTACAGTGCTTCCCAATGTCTTCAACTGTTGTTGCTTTTAAGCTGCAGTCATATTTTGAGGTAACAATTCATATTTcctatatacaaatatattttattgatgTATCTGATTGACACTTAAATCACACAATGAGGGTTTAAAAGGacatttctgttcttttaaGATCAGAAAAGGTCTGCAGCCCTTTTCTGTACAAGCCAATACCAGGGGCCAGACACTTCACACGCTTGAAGAGTTTTGGTGAAAGCACTCCCAGCACGAGTGAAACTTCCACCTTCTCCTATGAAAGGTCCCCATATTAAGAGGTGAAGAGCAGGCCTGCTGCCTGTGTGACATGAGGCATCAGTAAGGAATCTGCTCTCACCTTGTCTGCGGAGCCTGTGGCCAGGATGAACTCACTATAGGGGTTGAAGGACAGGCAATTGACTTCAGCAGTGTGGGCGTCCACAGCATGGCTAGGCTTGGACGTGTTGTTTGACCTGGTGTCCcagctgtaaaaaaatgttttaattaaataaggtTCCACCTCCTGCGGACTCGGCAAAAAAGCTCATCACCGTGAACTAAATTTAAAGTGTGTCTTTTACAAATGATGACTACCCCTTTAAAGCAACGTCTGAGACAAAGCTTTCAGTACCTGAAATGGGAAAAGGTTAATCACATTCATCACAGCTTACATCATTTcagaatgaatgtttttttccaagttgtaatttatgagttttcttttgccTAAATGTAAAGAACTCAGATGCATCAGAACATCAAATACACTATGTGAAATAATGTTGCTGCTGATGTTTATTAGCTTTTGCACTCTTGTTTCTTTCGCAGGTTTGACGTATCTATCGGTGTGTGTCGTAGCGGGGACTTGAGCCTACATCATGAGCTTCTGGTCGTCAGCGACCGATCCGAACAGAGACTCGTGCAGGAGGTGCCAGGAAACGTCCTCCACCACGGCTGTGTGTCCAGTGAAGATGGTCTTGGCGTCCACCACCTTCCCCTCCTTCGGAACAGTGCTGATATCCCACAGGCAGATAGTCTGTAAGGTACACAATGCACACCATTGGAGAGGGAGACTGACAGTGTGTCAGCTCGCACACTACAAGGACGGTGTAGGAGGACTTTCCTTATCAGGTGGAGGTCTGGGAATAAACACACTGGAAGCTGGGCAGAAGTTCAGGAATATAATTTCCAGTaacaaaagacacacacactgaattTCAAGCTCTCGAGAAGTACCTTGGGACTTGGTCTGTGCTCTTATTCAGGGAAATTAGCAGTATTGCAAGAAAATTGCAACTGTATTAACCTTACTCACAGTTACGCCACCTTTGCTCATTAACCCTGAGTAAACACAGCTGGGAACTTTCTATCTTCTCCTGCTTCCCATGAATCCTGATAGCCAGGTGGTGCCAGCCTCCATGTCAGGCTACTCCTTAACTTGCCTCCCTAAGATAACAGGcttatgtttcattttaactGAACTCCCACATACCCAGTGGAGGTCCACTCACATGAACTTCCATTTTATACTTAATGTTAAACAAAAAGCAACAGAAGAACGGTAGCTTATTCGCTCATTTACCCTCTAACAACTATAGCAATTGCTAAAGAGACTTCAGCTGGCAGCACTTAGTACTTCGAACCACTTCAGGCTTTAcatgcaaaataattatttccatCTGGAATGTCAAGATCAACATAAACTCGAGGTGGTGGCTGTCAAAACTCAAAGTAACAAGTAAACAAGGATTTTTCCTTGTTCCTATACCATCAGGCCTGTCTAACATGCTTATATTTTAACAGAGATACTAATGTGATTTTAATTACAACAGATGAAACCTTTaactattttatattaatatttcactacaGCAGGCTGACTGGGTGATCAGGTTTTGCTGCTGAACATCATTGATCATTCGTGTTCTGTACCGAGGATGATTACTGATGAGAAGCAGGGAGTTCCATCAAGGAAATGTCTTTCTTCAAGCAAGTGCGAAGAACTCCTCAGTGACACAGTGTAAGCAAAAGGAATGGGCCTCTTACGTGATCGTCGGATGCACTCAGAAGGTATCCGCTAAGGTTGGGGTTCCAGGACAGCCCGTACCCCTCTTTCTGGTGACCCCTCAGTCGCAGGTCAGGATTGCACTCGCCAGAGGGGTCTGCACAGCAACAGTGACACGAGTGTTACAGAACTCAGCACCTCTGAGGCGCtgttgttttaagaaaaacacaagTATCAATATAACAGCAGGAAACAATGGCAGTGAATTATTATAGTTATAAACAAGAGTTATAACTGAATAGGATATAAATCTCAAGGGGAATACAGGACGTGGCTATGGAGTGCATAAGATGATCCACACTGTATCTATTTCAGCTCAGGGAGAAGGCAACGGGATTCACTTGCGGTTTTTAATAACCATCCTTATGAAGACTTGAAGACGAAGCTAACGCccaatgtaataaaaaacaattcattgtttttaatgttccgGGAGAAAGGCTGGCAGTGCATTTGGGAATCCACACTGGAGACCTAATGGAGTTTCTACATGCTGCTGTCAGAGAGGGACAGCTGGGCTTCTGTACATTTGGGGAGGAAGAAAGAGATGAGACGGACAAAATCAAGATTGTTTCCGTAAATTACGCTGCTATTCTATTTGATACTATTCAAGCAGAATTTGAATTCAAGTTCCCAAAACCTGAAACTGCCAGCAAACCCATGACAGGCGTTCAATGAAGTACAGGTCCCCCGCTAAAGATCTGTTCTCTGGAGTCAAGTGGCACAACAGGGAGGATAACACATAGCCCCGCCTACCTGGCTTAGAGGGGTGTTTTGTGTAGTCGAACACCAGCACATCGCTGGTGGGGGTTTTGGTGGCGATGATGCAGGGGTTCTGGGGCATGTAGCGAGCGCGGTTCACCTCCCCCTCGTGGTTGATCTTGATCTCGATCTCGATCTTCCCGCTCACCGAGCCGAAACCGCCGAACTCTGGAACGCCGAGTGCCGGAAGGGAATCTCGTTAAAACCGCGCTGCCGGCGGGAAGGCTGGGACTTGTCCCGGACTTACTCCTGCCGTTCCCGACCCGTGAACCGCGCGGGAGAGAAAAGCGGGACGCGGGATCGGACTGAAAGCTCAAACTGTCACCTCTCCATCCCTGTCACTGTGTGGAACAGCACCAGTCATCCCGTGAAGTCACCCAACACACACGCGTCTGTGCACAGGCTCTGCTGTATTGTGCAAATAAGGAGTTCCCTAAATTATAAAGGCTTACTGAGTCCAGATTGTTTCTGTATTATGTTAATACAGAATATAATATTTTGCCTCCCAAAAGCCAACGGTTTCTTTATTTAATCACAGCCTTCTCAACTTCACGAACACAGCACGTGCACTTCATAATTCTGCAGTAAGCTAAGTTTACACTGTGGCCTGCCTGACGCACAAAAAAACTAGATTTTACACATCAGCACGTATGAGAGCACAGTCTTCCATACTACAATTTCAAGCAGGCCAGCGGCGTTCCCACCTCCTTTCTCGCTGTCGTAATGGGAGGCGTCGAACTGGGCGTCATCGTTGGGCAGCTGCACGCTGGCGATCACCAGGTGGTTCTGCTCGTCTGACGTGTGCGTGCCGAGGACCAGCCTGTGGACGCTGAAGTCCTTCCCTTCGGGTCTGCAGCATGAGAAATCGGCACCACGTCAACCACAATGGACAAATTCCAAGAGTCTGAGCCCTAGGTGgctttttctaaacctttttttttttttgcaggtgcCATAACGTCGGTATCCAGAAGATAGCTTCTTGGACACAACGGGctttaaaaagcttttcttcAATCTCAAGTTTTAAAATTCAGGTTTCCACTCAAGAGGACACTTCCACAACCATGACTAGAATTCAAAAGACATACACCGTTCCCTCTGGCTACTCCTCTTCTGTGTATTTTACAATTCACGTTAGGTGTTACTCTTCTAGCAAAATTAAAAGAGGAAAGGCAAACGTGTAGCGCTTCTGAACTCGTTCCATTCGAACTTGAAAAAGCACCAGACACACAAGAAAACAGGATACTTAGTTGTAATATTATGTGTCGAACGGAAAACTGAAACTGACACCATGAAGAGATACCATATTGTCCAGAGGACAAACCTGGTGACATCAGGCAGCCACTGAGCAGTCAGACTGGGCCACTCCAACGCGTGTGTCATCACCAGATCGTAAAGAAAGGGCGTGTTCTTCTTCCAGATCTTGTATTCCTCGTTTATCACCCTCTCCTCCACGGCATCATCAAACGCTGCTGTATGAAAACCAAAGGGATGATAATTTTAACGCAAACTAAGAAGCGGAAACTACAGGGAGGtgcaatttttttaaactggaacAAGAGTGTGTTAAAATgaggcacgtctttacacaaagggtagtgGGCGTATGGAACGAACCACACAGCCACGCGATGAGGCCGATaccctgccttctttcaagaaacgcctGGACTAGATCCATAGATCAATTACCTTCTAGCAATCAAACAGAGCTCGAGCTTCCGAATGACCTCCTCAGGTTTATAACGTAGGTAATAACAAAACATGACGTTTTCATACATAACGTCCTCTGTACaccttaactttttttaaattatgatgAAAGCATTCAGGCGTTTACGCTATTACTGCATACATCAAAACGTTTATGCATTTTTATGCTACtcaaaagtagaaaaaatagcaaacaaaaataatgtttgtaGTAAAAGCAGCAGATAATACACACTGTTAAGCTATCAGTGCAGACTGAAATGCAAGTACGATAACGTTTATACGTACTCCATATGGAACCCGGCAAGCACACAACTGTCGGctataaaaaaaggaaagggcTGTGAAGCCTCTCATGAGATTATTCTCGACACTGATACTGTTTAGGCTCTTCGAGTATCGGCAAACGCAGGAAGCGCAGAGCGAAAACTTTTTCGATAGAAGACTTGACTTTTTCAGGTTGAGCCTAAACTTTAGCGCTAAACCAGTTCACTCAGAAATAAATCCCCTCCCACTTTTAAAAGCGGCATTTAATATCAAAACGTGAAatccattaaaccactgaaAGGGGCCAGCGACATGTCACAGATACCACGCACATTACCAACGAGAACACAATGTCGCGGTCAACCGATGTGTATATGCATCACGCCAACCTAGCCACGGGGAGATCGACTATGCGAGAAGTAGATTAAAATATGTGTTTCTATTCCAgtttcttcacttttcatttcatttttactgatTTGCGCAATAAAGGAGGTTAGCTGTCAGTGACGGGGAGTTCAACTCAAAAACTGTCTCGAACACAAAATGGG from Lepisosteus oculatus isolate fLepOcu1 chromosome 11, fLepOcu1.hap2, whole genome shotgun sequence includes:
- the rbbp4 gene encoding histone-binding protein RBBP4 isoform X2, encoding MADKEAFDDAVEERVINEEYKIWKKNTPFLYDLVMTHALEWPSLTAQWLPDVTRPEGKDFSVHRLVLGTHTSDEQNHLVIASVQLPNDDAQFDASHYDSEKGEFGGFGSVSGKIEIEIKINHEGEVNRARYMPQNPCIIATKTPTSDVLVFDYTKHPSKPDPSGECNPDLRLRGHQKEGYGLSWNPNLSGYLLSASDDHTICLWDISTVPKEGKVVDAKTIFTGHTAVVEDVSWHLLHESLFGSVADDQKLMIWDTRSNNTSKPSHAVDAHTAEVNCLSFNPYSEFILATGSADKTVALWDLRNLKLKLHSFESHKDEIFQVQWSPHNETILASSGTDRRLNVWDLSKIGEEQSPEDAEDGPPELLFIHGGHTAKISDFSWNPNEPWVICSVSEDNIMQVWQMAENIYNDEDPEGTADAEVQG
- the rbbp4 gene encoding histone-binding protein RBBP4 isoform X1 codes for the protein MADKEAAFDDAVEERVINEEYKIWKKNTPFLYDLVMTHALEWPSLTAQWLPDVTRPEGKDFSVHRLVLGTHTSDEQNHLVIASVQLPNDDAQFDASHYDSEKGEFGGFGSVSGKIEIEIKINHEGEVNRARYMPQNPCIIATKTPTSDVLVFDYTKHPSKPDPSGECNPDLRLRGHQKEGYGLSWNPNLSGYLLSASDDHTICLWDISTVPKEGKVVDAKTIFTGHTAVVEDVSWHLLHESLFGSVADDQKLMIWDTRSNNTSKPSHAVDAHTAEVNCLSFNPYSEFILATGSADKTVALWDLRNLKLKLHSFESHKDEIFQVQWSPHNETILASSGTDRRLNVWDLSKIGEEQSPEDAEDGPPELLFIHGGHTAKISDFSWNPNEPWVICSVSEDNIMQVWQMAENIYNDEDPEGTADAEVQG